A window from Drosophila willistoni isolate 14030-0811.24 chromosome XR unlocalized genomic scaffold, UCI_dwil_1.1 Seg143, whole genome shotgun sequence encodes these proteins:
- the LOC6645286 gene encoding syntaxin-17 — MTGDEKLPLRQTEVSIQRFQDMAVPHHLGLLQNHRSNIEKSLALGDWQKIKKEELNAMRVIKQIKNLLVEMEALREKVRDEDLERFDNLMRPGKEKALAGVKEFSELQLKSPSSTFSDEDQDQDVDISQVSAHQRTLPQLQTNFQLEEHQLAQREACLAQMENLQREIYDLHGMFQGMRQITAEQSVAVQAIADNAEEALENVQEGERQLRSALTYKKAMYPVVGALLGTCVGGPIGLVAGIKAGGLAAVGCGILGFTGGSVLKSNPNVMHGNIEEQEANPNQETDASGEKLELKEKPE, encoded by the exons ATGACTGGGGACGAGAAGCTACCACTTAGGCAGACAGAGGTCTCCATACAGAGATTCCAAGACATGGCCGTGCCCCATCATCTAGGATTGCTGCAAAATCATCGCAGCAACATTGAGAAGAGTCTGGCATTGGGCGACTGGCAGAAGATTAAAAAGGAAGAGCTCAATGCCATGCGGGTGATTAAACAGATTAAGAATCTCTTGGTTGAAATGGAGGCGTTGCGTGAAAAAGTGCGAGACGAGGATCTGGAACGTTTTGACAATCTAATGCGTCCTGGCAAAGAAAAGGCCTTGGCTGGAGTTAAAGAATTCTCAG AGCTGCAACTGAAATCGCCGAGTTCCACTTTCAGCGATGAGGATCAGGATCAGGATGTGGATATAAGTCAAGTTTCTGCACATCAGAGGACTCTGCCACAGTTGCAAACGAATTTTCAACTAGAGGAGCATCAGCTGGCCCAACGGGAGGCCTGTCTGGCGCAAATGGAAAACCTACAACGTGAGATATATGATCTGCATGGCATGTTCCAGGGTATGAGACAAATCACAGCGGAACAATCGGTGGCTGTCCAGGCCATTGCTGACAATGCCGAGGAGGCCCTGGAGAATGTCCAAGAAGGCGAACGGCAATTGCGCAGTGCTTTAACCTATAAGAAGGCCATGTATCCAGTAGTGGGCGCTCTTCTGGGTACCTGTGTGGGTGGGCCCATTGGTCTTGTTGCTGGTATTAAGGCAGGCGGTTTGGCAGCTGTTGGATGCGGCATTCTCGGTTTTACTGGCGGCTCAGTACTAAAATCGAATCCAAATGTAATGCATGGCAATATTGAGGAGCAGGAGGCCAATCCGAATCAGGAGACTGACGCATCCGGTGAGAAATTAGAGCTCAAAGAGAAACCCGAATGA
- the LOC6645287 gene encoding protein LLP homolog → MGRNNRSRKRRDEMNKIKKVRYEAKELIRLKKTLGLIDADGNEIMKDISDVAEVKTAEEIKREAKSKEEQELIYEHQESLETGEKIAVTNEKTGVEHVFNSKTLKDQFGNYPAWFKKKKTAKRLRKKQHAQKKNFKQAWTTVNVPL, encoded by the exons ATGGGTCGCAATAACCGATCCCGCAAGCGTCGCgatgaaatgaataaaatcaaaaaggtACGCTACGAGGCGAAGGAACTGATACGTCTTAAGAAAACTCTGGGACTCATCGATGCTGATGGGAATGAAATTATGAAAGATATCAGCGATGTTGCCGAAGTAAAGACAGCCGAGGAAATCAAGAGA GAAGCTAAATCAAAAGAGGAACAGGAATTAATCTATGAGCACCAGGAGAGTTTGGAAACAGGCGAAAAGATTGCAGTGACCAATGAGAAGACTGGCGTGGAGCATGTCTTCAATAGCAAGACCCTAAAGGATCAATTTGGCAACTATCCAGCTTGGttcaaaaagaagaagacagCCAAACGTCTACGCAAGAAGCAGCATGCCCAGAAAAAGAACTTCAAACAGGCCTGGACCACGGTCAATGTGCCTCTATAG
- the LOC6645213 gene encoding 85/88 kDa calcium-independent phospholipase A2 isoform X2: MFNVIQRLLGGDHPPNKVLEIKSESLGTLQVLHRDDAMVLFAPPFNSTDKRAVYEIVLQRPTSDANTTSFSLFRSPVQQDAEDKFDAFMQRLPVFVTIVKEFYNVNGIQKVCDCLTENPSWTLTHLIAYFNLVDYISNPKVLQCVDTADPTTLMSPFQLAIKQGHIDMVKVLLPLSKLEHLDINSNSVFHYAASTTKEIVNLLTEKSTVNLNHLNSDGYTPLHVACVTDKPDCVKALLLAGADVNLNAKNISKLYKNSAPTSVATFLRTNASKLYTQDMKYGGTPLHWCSSRETLRALIVEGCDVNSTNFDGRTALHVMVARNRFECVVTLLAHDADIDVLDKEGNAALHIAIEKKLVPIVQCLVVFGCDINLKNKDGKTPRHMVGNDTSGNKEDEILYILHSVGAKRCSDSNSKCPPGCNAKGSYNGIPPEAPESVEQREHIENMLASTSRQVVSGFLGAASNGLMEKPAVPQVPVVVDTEKELKGQSIMDALLGMFTTKVNADELKKENSSSSLASALPATPTSATASPEQLPSPTSPIAAEVGDKPYGRGRLLCLDGGGIRGLVLVQMLLEIEKLSRTPIIHMFDWIAGTSTGGILALGLGCGKTMRQCMGLYLRMKEQCFVGSRPYNSEYFEAILKDNLGEFNVMTDIKHPKIMVTGVMADRKPVDLHLFRNYTSASDILGIVTSISNRRIPPPPPQEQLVWRAARATGAAPSYFRAFGRFLDGGLIANNPTLDAMTEIHEYNMALRSAGREAEAIPVSAVVSLGTGHIPVTELKDIDVFRPESIWDTAKLAYGISTIGNLLVDQATCSDGRVVDRARAWCSTIGIPYFRFNPQLSEDIAMDEKDDQKLINMLWHTKAYMHSNRNKIIEMINFLK, from the exons ATGTTCAATG TTATTCAGCGCCTGCTGGGCGGCGATCATCCGCCAAATAAAGTTTTGGAAATAAAAAGCGAATCTCTTGGCACTCTTCAAGTTTTACATCGCGATGATGCCATGGTATTATTTGCTCCGCCCTTCAATAGCACTGACAAACGAGCCGTCTATGAGATTGTCTTACAACGACCCACCTCTGACGCGAATACCACATCCTTTAGCCTGTTCCGTTCGCCAGTGCAACAGGATGCAGAGGATAAGTTCGATGCATTTATGCAGCGTCTACCCGTCTTTGTGACCATAGTCAAGGAG ttcTATAATGTGAATGGAATACAGAAAGTCTGTGATTGTCTTACCGAAAATCCCTCGTGGACGCTTACCCATCTGATTGCCTACTTTAATCTTGTCGATTACATCAGTAATCCCAAAGTGTTGCAATGCGTTGATACAGCAGATCCCACTACACTGATGTCACCATTTCAGTTGGCCATTAAGCAGGGTCACATCGATATGGTGAAGGTCTTATTGCCGCTTAGCAAATTAGAGCATTTGGATATAAATAGCAATTCGGTATTCCATTATGCCGCCAGTACAACCAAAGAGATTGTTAAT CTACTAACCGAAAAGAGTACTGTCAACCTGAATCATCTCAATTCGGATGGCTATACCCCATTGCATGTGGCATGCGTTACGGATAAGCCTGATTGTGTCAAGGCATTGCTTTTGGCCGGCGCCGATGTCAATCTGAATGCCAAAAATATTAGCAAATTGTATAAGAACTCCGCCCCAACATCAGTGGCCACATTTTTGCGGACCAATGCGAGTAAATTGTATACCCAGGACATGAAATACGGCGGCACACCTCTCCATTGGTGTTCGTCGAGGGAGACATTGCGTGCCCTTATTGTCGAGGGTTGCGATGTTAATTCAACCAATTTCGATGGACGCACCGCATTGCATGTGATGGTGGCCAGAAATCGTTTCGAATGTGTTGTCACCTTATTGGCCCATGATGCCGATATTGATGTACTGGACAAGGAGGGCAATGCAGCTCTGCATATTGCCATTGAAAAGAAATTAGTGCCGATTGTCCAATGCCTCGTTGTATTCGGTTGCGATATTAATCTTAAGAACAAGGATGGCAAGACGCCTCGTCATATGGTGGgcaatgatacgagtggcaaTAAAGAGGATGagattttgtatatattacaTTCGGTGGGTGCCAAACGTTGCTCGGATTCCAATTCAAAATGTCCACCTGGCTGCAATGCCAAGGGCTCATACAATGGAATACCCCCAGAGGCACCGGAGTCAGTGGAACAGCGGGAGCACATCGAGAATATGCTTGCGAGCACCAGCCGTCAAGTGGTTAGCGGTTTCTTGGGAGCAGCATCCAATGGTCTAATGGAAAAACCAGCAGTTCCACA AGTTCCAGTTGTGGTGGATACAGAAAAGGAATTGAAGGGCCAAAGCATTATGGATGCCCTGTTGGGTATGTTTACGACAAAGGTAAATGCCGACGAGCTTAAGAAGGAGAACTCATCGAGCAGTCTTGCCAGTGCTCTCCCAGCTACACCCACCTCGGCCACAGCCAGCCCGGAGCAATTACCGTCGCCGACTTCACCAATTGCCGCTGAGGTCGGTGACAAGCCCTATGGCCGTGGACGCCTACTTTGTTTGGATGGCGGTGGCATTCGTGGCCTTGTGCTGGTTCAAATGCTTCtcgaaattgaaaaattatcGCGTACaccaattatacatatgttcGATTGGATAGCCGGCACCAGCACCGGTGGCATCTTGGCCTTGGGATTGGGCTGCGGCAAGACAATGCGCCAATGCATGGGTCTCTATTTGCGCATGAAGGAGCAATGCTTTGTTGGCTCACGTCCCTACAATAGTGAATATTTCGAAGCCATACTTAAGGACAATCTGGGCGAATTTAATGTGATGACAGATATCAAGCATCCAAAGATTATGGTCACCGGTGTGATGGCAGATCGTAAGCCAGTGGATCTCCATCTCTTCCGCAACTACACGAGTGCCAGCGATATTCTCGGAATAGTGACTTCCATCA GTAATCGTCGCATcccaccgccgccgccacaAGAGCAATTGGTGTGGCGTGCCGCACGTGCCACTGGTGCTGCTCCTTCATATTTCCGAGCCTTTGGCCGCTTTCTGGATGGTGGTCTAATTGCCAATAATCCTACATTGGATGCCATGACTGAAATTCATGAGTATAATATGGCCTTGCGCAGTGCTGGACGCGAAGCTGAGGCCATTCCCGTATCGGCAGTGGTTTCTTTAGGCACTGGTCACATACCAGTGACTGAACTGAAGGATATCGATGTTTTCCGACCGGAGAGTATTTGGGATACTGCCAAATTGGCATATGGTATATCTACCATTGGTAATCTACTTGTGGACCAAGCCACCTGCTCCGATGGCCGCGTTGTGGATCGAGCTCGCGCCTGGTGCAGCACCATTGGTATACCCTACTTCCGTTTCAATCCTCAACTTAGCGAAGACATTGCCATGGATGAAAAGGATGATCAGAAACTGATCAACATGCTGTGGCATACCAAGGCCTATATGCATAGCAATCGGAACAAGATAATCGAGatgattaattttttaaaatag
- the LOC6645213 gene encoding 85/88 kDa calcium-independent phospholipase A2 isoform X1 has protein sequence MAWMAFGALASGYVIQRLLGGDHPPNKVLEIKSESLGTLQVLHRDDAMVLFAPPFNSTDKRAVYEIVLQRPTSDANTTSFSLFRSPVQQDAEDKFDAFMQRLPVFVTIVKEFYNVNGIQKVCDCLTENPSWTLTHLIAYFNLVDYISNPKVLQCVDTADPTTLMSPFQLAIKQGHIDMVKVLLPLSKLEHLDINSNSVFHYAASTTKEIVNLLTEKSTVNLNHLNSDGYTPLHVACVTDKPDCVKALLLAGADVNLNAKNISKLYKNSAPTSVATFLRTNASKLYTQDMKYGGTPLHWCSSRETLRALIVEGCDVNSTNFDGRTALHVMVARNRFECVVTLLAHDADIDVLDKEGNAALHIAIEKKLVPIVQCLVVFGCDINLKNKDGKTPRHMVGNDTSGNKEDEILYILHSVGAKRCSDSNSKCPPGCNAKGSYNGIPPEAPESVEQREHIENMLASTSRQVVSGFLGAASNGLMEKPAVPQVPVVVDTEKELKGQSIMDALLGMFTTKVNADELKKENSSSSLASALPATPTSATASPEQLPSPTSPIAAEVGDKPYGRGRLLCLDGGGIRGLVLVQMLLEIEKLSRTPIIHMFDWIAGTSTGGILALGLGCGKTMRQCMGLYLRMKEQCFVGSRPYNSEYFEAILKDNLGEFNVMTDIKHPKIMVTGVMADRKPVDLHLFRNYTSASDILGIVTSISNRRIPPPPPQEQLVWRAARATGAAPSYFRAFGRFLDGGLIANNPTLDAMTEIHEYNMALRSAGREAEAIPVSAVVSLGTGHIPVTELKDIDVFRPESIWDTAKLAYGISTIGNLLVDQATCSDGRVVDRARAWCSTIGIPYFRFNPQLSEDIAMDEKDDQKLINMLWHTKAYMHSNRNKIIEMINFLK, from the exons ATGGCGTGGATGGCCTTTGGAGCGCTCGCGTCTGGTTATG TTATTCAGCGCCTGCTGGGCGGCGATCATCCGCCAAATAAAGTTTTGGAAATAAAAAGCGAATCTCTTGGCACTCTTCAAGTTTTACATCGCGATGATGCCATGGTATTATTTGCTCCGCCCTTCAATAGCACTGACAAACGAGCCGTCTATGAGATTGTCTTACAACGACCCACCTCTGACGCGAATACCACATCCTTTAGCCTGTTCCGTTCGCCAGTGCAACAGGATGCAGAGGATAAGTTCGATGCATTTATGCAGCGTCTACCCGTCTTTGTGACCATAGTCAAGGAG ttcTATAATGTGAATGGAATACAGAAAGTCTGTGATTGTCTTACCGAAAATCCCTCGTGGACGCTTACCCATCTGATTGCCTACTTTAATCTTGTCGATTACATCAGTAATCCCAAAGTGTTGCAATGCGTTGATACAGCAGATCCCACTACACTGATGTCACCATTTCAGTTGGCCATTAAGCAGGGTCACATCGATATGGTGAAGGTCTTATTGCCGCTTAGCAAATTAGAGCATTTGGATATAAATAGCAATTCGGTATTCCATTATGCCGCCAGTACAACCAAAGAGATTGTTAAT CTACTAACCGAAAAGAGTACTGTCAACCTGAATCATCTCAATTCGGATGGCTATACCCCATTGCATGTGGCATGCGTTACGGATAAGCCTGATTGTGTCAAGGCATTGCTTTTGGCCGGCGCCGATGTCAATCTGAATGCCAAAAATATTAGCAAATTGTATAAGAACTCCGCCCCAACATCAGTGGCCACATTTTTGCGGACCAATGCGAGTAAATTGTATACCCAGGACATGAAATACGGCGGCACACCTCTCCATTGGTGTTCGTCGAGGGAGACATTGCGTGCCCTTATTGTCGAGGGTTGCGATGTTAATTCAACCAATTTCGATGGACGCACCGCATTGCATGTGATGGTGGCCAGAAATCGTTTCGAATGTGTTGTCACCTTATTGGCCCATGATGCCGATATTGATGTACTGGACAAGGAGGGCAATGCAGCTCTGCATATTGCCATTGAAAAGAAATTAGTGCCGATTGTCCAATGCCTCGTTGTATTCGGTTGCGATATTAATCTTAAGAACAAGGATGGCAAGACGCCTCGTCATATGGTGGgcaatgatacgagtggcaaTAAAGAGGATGagattttgtatatattacaTTCGGTGGGTGCCAAACGTTGCTCGGATTCCAATTCAAAATGTCCACCTGGCTGCAATGCCAAGGGCTCATACAATGGAATACCCCCAGAGGCACCGGAGTCAGTGGAACAGCGGGAGCACATCGAGAATATGCTTGCGAGCACCAGCCGTCAAGTGGTTAGCGGTTTCTTGGGAGCAGCATCCAATGGTCTAATGGAAAAACCAGCAGTTCCACA AGTTCCAGTTGTGGTGGATACAGAAAAGGAATTGAAGGGCCAAAGCATTATGGATGCCCTGTTGGGTATGTTTACGACAAAGGTAAATGCCGACGAGCTTAAGAAGGAGAACTCATCGAGCAGTCTTGCCAGTGCTCTCCCAGCTACACCCACCTCGGCCACAGCCAGCCCGGAGCAATTACCGTCGCCGACTTCACCAATTGCCGCTGAGGTCGGTGACAAGCCCTATGGCCGTGGACGCCTACTTTGTTTGGATGGCGGTGGCATTCGTGGCCTTGTGCTGGTTCAAATGCTTCtcgaaattgaaaaattatcGCGTACaccaattatacatatgttcGATTGGATAGCCGGCACCAGCACCGGTGGCATCTTGGCCTTGGGATTGGGCTGCGGCAAGACAATGCGCCAATGCATGGGTCTCTATTTGCGCATGAAGGAGCAATGCTTTGTTGGCTCACGTCCCTACAATAGTGAATATTTCGAAGCCATACTTAAGGACAATCTGGGCGAATTTAATGTGATGACAGATATCAAGCATCCAAAGATTATGGTCACCGGTGTGATGGCAGATCGTAAGCCAGTGGATCTCCATCTCTTCCGCAACTACACGAGTGCCAGCGATATTCTCGGAATAGTGACTTCCATCA GTAATCGTCGCATcccaccgccgccgccacaAGAGCAATTGGTGTGGCGTGCCGCACGTGCCACTGGTGCTGCTCCTTCATATTTCCGAGCCTTTGGCCGCTTTCTGGATGGTGGTCTAATTGCCAATAATCCTACATTGGATGCCATGACTGAAATTCATGAGTATAATATGGCCTTGCGCAGTGCTGGACGCGAAGCTGAGGCCATTCCCGTATCGGCAGTGGTTTCTTTAGGCACTGGTCACATACCAGTGACTGAACTGAAGGATATCGATGTTTTCCGACCGGAGAGTATTTGGGATACTGCCAAATTGGCATATGGTATATCTACCATTGGTAATCTACTTGTGGACCAAGCCACCTGCTCCGATGGCCGCGTTGTGGATCGAGCTCGCGCCTGGTGCAGCACCATTGGTATACCCTACTTCCGTTTCAATCCTCAACTTAGCGAAGACATTGCCATGGATGAAAAGGATGATCAGAAACTGATCAACATGCTGTGGCATACCAAGGCCTATATGCATAGCAATCGGAACAAGATAATCGAGatgattaattttttaaaatag
- the LOC6645214 gene encoding E3 ubiquitin-protein ligase msl-2, giving the protein MAAAQVAYVTIVRLTICSDNHMSQSCLIEINKSISELRRYLSCVVCCRLLTDPYEPKGPQCGHYVCRLCVRGDKRLVPECPICRNCSGFTNYEENRVVTLLLLCYKSICIYMMLDKIFPKLEGYMTVPHTDSDIPAAILPTMTIHDVINEGSKYDDIMYTFLYESDMPFFRDKTGKELQSPLREISASVTARNMGRISLPLMPPIEYLPPEQQVAYNRAIRIVASTAEYVRRQRFENLYSNCKGFASIPGANFFQLFSARDPGQWAQAVIKQQQTADMLKVRDQAMIEPNETSLDSSINQEPNAKMENHEPMQVSGQVEKVDTIVDAQIEMKSQTTNVNAEDLLGSSQTKKSVVTVKAMVPNQKCKSNDSLIAQENNKNQKANPVKQTETVVQAPPSRKRKSNETVVSVKDKRNSTDIPLRSQKPIIVSYIQVKPPDKPVDDVSKPTVSNQKQRKVCGCGQKVGQKKRNVCRSNRCYCYSNGYSCSDCNCQGCKNPLKSDINPDEKKEENLPMDGNLGAEKPSPKITPTVDSKSSFESIILVAISNPEESEHPLVLVENENKEMQCFNVFKNNVAIDPIEVGFHRVQLHTNDPKYKAIPKYAYMAFPPQNTIDESSLLSPLSPLLESSHPVIQN; this is encoded by the coding sequence ATGGCCGCGGCACAGGTGGCTTATGTGACAATAGTTCGACTTACGATATGTTCAGACAATCATATGAGCCAGTCATGTCTAATTGAGATAAACAAGAGCATTAGTGAGCTACGCCGATATCTATCCTGTGTGGTTTGCTGTCGGCTGCTCACTGATCCTTATGAGCCGAAAGGACCTCAATGTGGCCATTATGTGTGCCGTTTATGCGTTCGTGGAGACAAACGTCTAGTTCCGGAATGCCCGATATGCCGCAACTGTTCCGGCTTCACGAACTATGAGGAGAATCGTGTTGTAACATTGCTTCTGCTATGCTACAAGTCGATATGTATCTACATGATGTTGGATAAAATATTTCCCAAACTAGAGGGTTATATGACAGTTCCCCATACGGATTCGGATATTCCGGCCGCGATATTGCCAACGATGACCATTCATGATGTTATTAATGAGGGCTCTAAATATGATGACATAATGTATACATTCCTATACGAATCAGATATGCCATTCTTTCGCGATAAGACAGGCAAAGAATTGCAATCACCTTTGCGAGAGATATCAGCATCGGTCACAGCCAGAAATATGGGCAGAATATCCTTACCATTAATGCCCCCAATTGAATATTTACCGCCGGAGCAACAGGTCGCCTATAACAGAGCCATTCGTATTGTAGCGTCTACCGCTGAGTACGTAAGACGGCAACGCTTTGAAAATCTGTACAGCAATTGCAAAGGCTTCGCATCTATACCTGGAGCAAACTTCTTCCAGCTATTTTCAGCCAGAGATCCTGGCCAGTGGGCTCAGGCTGTCATAAAACAGCAGCAAACAGCTGACATGTTAAAAGTTCGGGATCAGGCTATGATTGAACCGAATGAAACATCGTTGGATTCTTCAATAAACCAAGAACCTAATGCCAAAATGGAAAACCACGAGCCGATGCAGGTTTCCGGTCAAGTAGAAAAAGTTGATACAATAGTGGATGCACAGATAGAGATGAAGAGTCAGACAACAAATGTCAATGCTGAGGATTTATTGGGCTCTAGCCAAACTAAAAAGTCAGTTGTAACTGTGAAGGCAATGGTTCCTAACCAAAAGTGTAAATCCAATGACTCTTTAATTGCTCAGGAGAATAACAAAAATCAGAAAGCAAATCCAGTCAAGCAAACAGAGACAGTTGTCCAGGCTCCTCCCAGCCGTAAGAGAAAATCCAATGAAACCGTAGTTTCAGTGAAAGATAAAAGAAATTCTACTGATATTCCTTTGCGTAGTCAAAAACCTATTATTGTGTCATATATTCAGGTAAAACCCCCAGATAAACCTGTCGACGATGTTTCTAAGCCAACCGTCAGCAATCAGAAACAGCGTAAAGTTTGCGGATGCGGCCAGAAAGTCGGCCAAAAGAAACGTAATGTATGCCGCAGCAATCGTTGTTATTGCTATAGTAATGGCTATAGCTGTTCCGATTGCAATTGCCAGGGTTGTAAGAATCCCCTTAAGTCAGACATCAACCCAGATGAGAAGAAGGAGGAAAACCTACCCATGGATGGTAATTTAGGCGCAGAAAAGCCGTCACCAAAAATAACTCCCACTGTGGATTCTAAGTCATCCTTTGAAAGCATAATTCTGGTGGCCATCAGTAATCCCGAAGAGTCGGAACATCCTCTTGTACTTgttgaaaacgaaaataagGAAATGCAATGTTTCAACGTTTTCAAGAACAATGTTGCCATTGATCCCATCGAGGTTGGTTTCCATCGCGTACAATTGCACACCAACGATCCCAAATATAAAGCCATACCCAAATATGCATATATGGCATTTCCACCACAAAATACCATTGACGAGTCGTCGTTGTTGTCACCTTTGAGTCCACTCTTGGAGTCATCACACCCTGTGATCCAAAATTAa
- the LOC6645215 gene encoding protein phosphatase inhibitor 2 encodes MQNNPSPQLPCKGILKTSRSFDKSGASFRKSAKFDELNVLQTFHPADKDYGHMKIDEPKTPYNYTEAYDDTRDELDTELLVEKLRLAANTQSSQSIGDEDSSGDEEPLSEEERQRRREFERRRKAHYREFEAVKLARKLIQEEDDDDNDDDDGAPGTSDSRPSTSSRFAAISSSKQPTQKSSSPKATASPSTNITSNMDLETSNN; translated from the exons ATGCAGAACAATCCCAGCCCACAGTTGCCGTGCAAGGGCATTTTAAAGACTTCGCGCAGCTTTGACAAGTCTGGGGCCAG TTTTCGTAAAAGTGCCAAGTTTGATGAGCTGAACGTTCTGCAGACATTTCATCCGGCCGACAAGGACTATGGACATATGAAAATCGATGAGCCCAAGACGCCCTACAATTACACGGAAGCCTACGACGATACTCGAGACGAATTGGATACAGAGTTGCTAGTAGAAAA ATTACGATTGGCCGCTAACACACAGTCTTCCCAGAGCATTGGTGACGAAGATTCTTCCGGCGATGAGGAGCCCTTAAGCGAAGAGGAGCGAC AACGACGTCGTGAATTTGAGAGACGTCGCAAGGCCCATTATCGAGAGTTTGAGGCGGTTAAGCTGGCACGAAAGCTGATACAGgaggaggatgatgatgataatgatgacgacgatggcGCACCAGGCACCTCGGACAGTAGGCCTTCCACCTCCAGTCGATTTGCTGCAATTAGTAGCAGTAAACAGCCAACGCAAAAGTCATCCAGCCCAAAAGCAACAGCATCCCCGTCTACCAATATAACTAGTAATATGGATTTGGAAACATCTAACAACTAG